One Limibacter armeniacum DNA window includes the following coding sequences:
- a CDS encoding GNAT family N-acetyltransferase yields MIFSPFPELVTERLLLRQLQSSDREVVFYLRSDPTVNQFVQRPTPKSLADADAFIERISNEVSKDRSIYWCISLKGTTEMIGSICLWNFSEDKKTAEVGYDLHPKYQKHGYMSEALKSILEYGFNILKLDCIEACTDYRNESSKQLLVKHHFSLNSNKHDNENANNLIFEISSERYFI; encoded by the coding sequence GTGATATTCTCTCCTTTTCCAGAATTAGTTACCGAAAGACTTTTACTCAGACAATTACAAAGCTCAGACCGTGAAGTTGTTTTTTACCTAAGGTCGGACCCAACTGTCAATCAATTTGTTCAAAGGCCAACTCCTAAAAGCCTTGCAGATGCTGATGCATTTATTGAGAGAATTTCTAATGAGGTTTCAAAAGATAGGTCCATTTACTGGTGTATTTCATTAAAAGGCACTACCGAAATGATCGGCTCAATCTGTCTTTGGAATTTTTCAGAAGACAAAAAGACTGCTGAAGTAGGCTATGATCTACACCCTAAATACCAAAAACATGGCTACATGTCTGAAGCATTGAAAAGTATATTGGAGTATGGCTTTAATATATTAAAACTAGACTGTATCGAAGCATGTACAGATTACCGGAACGAGTCCTCCAAGCAGCTATTGGTAAAGCATCATTTTAGCTTAAACAGTAACAAGCATGATAATGAAAATGCTAATAACCTGATATTTGAAATCAGCTCAGAGAGGTATTTCATCTAG
- a CDS encoding Crp/Fnr family transcriptional regulator, with protein sequence MFEKFIKLVSYYLDINNDETLFLKNHVPIVTYRKNETFFSEGNISKTIYFVLNGCVRLYYNVDGVDKTAFFYTEGKFICAGESYTFNVPAKENFEAVEDTVLMHFDKSMLETLLSIYPRFEVLARIAVEDELLTCQQMIASFVTKSPEERYMELLSTNGQLFQRVPQQYIASFLGVSQETLSRIKKRVKEKEAKMLS encoded by the coding sequence ATGTTTGAGAAGTTTATAAAGCTAGTGAGTTATTATCTGGATATAAATAATGACGAAACCCTGTTTTTGAAAAACCATGTTCCAATTGTTACATACAGAAAAAATGAGACATTTTTTTCGGAGGGAAATATTTCAAAAACGATCTATTTTGTTTTGAATGGATGTGTCAGACTCTATTACAATGTAGACGGGGTTGATAAAACAGCTTTTTTCTATACAGAAGGAAAGTTCATTTGTGCTGGAGAAAGTTATACGTTTAATGTGCCAGCCAAAGAGAACTTTGAAGCAGTAGAGGATACCGTACTGATGCATTTTGATAAAAGCATGCTTGAGACATTACTGTCGATATATCCAAGGTTTGAGGTATTGGCAAGGATTGCCGTTGAGGACGAACTATTAACTTGTCAGCAAATGATAGCCTCATTTGTGACTAAATCACCCGAAGAAAGGTATATGGAATTACTTTCGACGAATGGACAGCTTTTTCAGCGGGTACCTCAACAGTATATAGCCTCCTTTTTAGGGGTTTCACAGGAAACATTAAGCAGGATAAAGAAAAGAGTAAAGGAGAAGGAAGCGAAAATGCTTTCTTGA
- a CDS encoding ATP-binding protein, with protein sequence MQKLRNQLVNLLRHTDTRFVRYLYQEVDWSSRMIAIVGARGVGKTTMLLQRIKMEHKLDEALYAKADDLYFSENGLLELATDFEAKGGKYLYLDEIHKYENWSQELKDIYDYLPNLKVVFTGSSILDIYKGYADLSRRVIPYHMFGLSFREYLTLKEVAQLPVIPLQEVLEHQYTEKVLLNTSLKPLAHFETYLKEGYYPFFSEGNYDIRLRGVVTTMLEVDIPQFANLPASTAAKLKRLLHVISRSVPFKPNQTKLAEAIGASRPALADYMAFLEKADLTKGLSYPPEGIGALRKLEKLFLQNTNLMYALADGLPDIGNIRETFFFSQLNVKHQVEASKAADFLVDHQLTFEIGGKSKKTKQISGIDNAYVVKDNIEAGEGNILPLWAFGLLY encoded by the coding sequence ATGCAAAAACTTAGAAACCAGCTGGTGAATTTACTTCGCCATACAGATACCAGATTTGTCCGATACTTATATCAGGAAGTTGACTGGAGTAGCAGGATGATAGCCATTGTTGGAGCAAGAGGCGTCGGCAAAACAACCATGCTGCTGCAGCGTATCAAGATGGAACACAAGTTGGATGAAGCACTGTATGCCAAAGCAGACGATCTGTATTTTTCAGAGAATGGATTGCTTGAGTTGGCTACAGACTTTGAAGCTAAAGGAGGAAAGTATTTGTATCTGGATGAAATCCACAAGTATGAAAACTGGTCTCAGGAGCTGAAGGATATCTATGATTACCTACCTAACCTAAAAGTTGTATTTACGGGGTCATCCATTTTGGATATCTATAAAGGGTATGCTGACTTAAGTCGCAGGGTTATCCCCTATCATATGTTTGGCTTGTCATTTCGGGAATACCTGACATTGAAAGAGGTGGCTCAATTACCGGTCATTCCCTTACAGGAAGTATTGGAACATCAGTATACTGAAAAAGTCTTGCTGAACACTTCTCTCAAGCCATTGGCACATTTTGAAACCTATCTGAAAGAGGGGTATTATCCATTTTTTTCTGAAGGAAATTATGACATTCGACTAAGAGGTGTGGTAACAACCATGTTAGAGGTCGATATTCCTCAATTTGCCAATTTACCTGCTTCTACTGCTGCAAAACTAAAAAGATTACTGCATGTAATCTCCCGAAGTGTCCCTTTTAAACCAAACCAAACCAAATTGGCTGAAGCCATCGGAGCCAGCAGACCTGCTTTGGCTGATTATATGGCATTCCTTGAAAAAGCGGATTTGACGAAAGGGTTAAGCTATCCTCCGGAAGGTATTGGTGCACTCAGAAAACTGGAAAAGCTTTTTCTGCAAAACACCAACCTGATGTATGCTTTAGCAGATGGGCTACCTGATATTGGAAATATTCGGGAAACTTTCTTTTTCTCCCAACTGAATGTAAAACATCAGGTAGAAGCCTCCAAGGCTGCTGATTTTCTGGTTGACCATCAGCTGACATTTGAAATAGGTGGCAAAAGCAAAAAGACCAAACAGATCTCCGGAATAGACAATGCCTATGTTGTAAAGGATAATATTGAAGCTGGAGAAGGAAATATCTTGCCGCTATGGGCATTTGGTCTTTTATATTAA
- a CDS encoding ParB/Srx family N-terminal domain-containing protein, whose translation MAKSFTAKKHTQKSTNVSYEIAEKKWTANPLEQLANKIKIDPELQEYIRPLREEEFQQLKSNIERDGGCHKRLTVWLQEDGSYTLVDGHHRLRACTEGRAPEEFLYFEVQEMEFTSKEEVKDWMDAEQLGRRNISMEEVYYHRGRQYNRKKGQRGGKQEKGENIAEQLADKFKLTTRTIKRNGNFAAGVDRLPKELQLEVLAGNKPLAREQVEYLGQHSDISVEEFLDQIAAEASKVEQKTEQPKKVVTPNNTDVPRFEKYFKSSDKQVASLIKKKDTDGMKALKEYYQHQAQLLSEKLKELE comes from the coding sequence ATGGCTAAGAGTTTCACCGCAAAAAAACATACACAGAAAAGCACCAATGTTTCTTATGAGATTGCTGAAAAAAAATGGACAGCAAACCCATTGGAACAATTGGCGAACAAGATCAAAATAGATCCAGAACTGCAAGAGTACATTCGTCCGTTACGAGAGGAAGAGTTCCAGCAGTTAAAGAGCAATATTGAGCGTGATGGTGGTTGTCACAAAAGGTTGACAGTCTGGCTGCAGGAAGATGGCTCATACACACTAGTGGATGGTCACCACAGACTACGTGCCTGTACAGAAGGAAGAGCTCCTGAAGAATTCTTGTATTTTGAAGTTCAGGAAATGGAGTTTACCTCAAAGGAAGAGGTAAAGGATTGGATGGATGCTGAGCAACTGGGACGTCGAAATATCTCAATGGAAGAGGTATACTACCACAGAGGCAGACAGTATAACCGTAAAAAAGGTCAACGTGGAGGCAAACAGGAAAAAGGTGAAAACATTGCTGAACAACTTGCTGATAAATTTAAGCTGACTACCCGTACAATTAAACGTAACGGTAATTTTGCGGCAGGTGTAGACAGGCTGCCAAAGGAGTTGCAACTGGAAGTATTGGCAGGAAACAAACCACTTGCCCGTGAACAAGTGGAATACCTCGGACAACACTCAGATATCAGTGTAGAAGAATTCCTTGACCAAATCGCTGCTGAAGCCTCTAAAGTTGAGCAAAAAACTGAACAACCCAAGAAGGTAGTGACGCCCAATAATACGGATGTTCCAAGGTTCGAAAAGTACTTTAAGTCTTCAGACAAACAAGTAGCTTCACTAATCAAGAAAAAGGATACTGATGGGATGAAAGCGCTGAAAGAATATTACCAGCATCAGGCTCAGTTACTTTCGGAAAAACTAAAAGAGCTTGAGTAG
- a CDS encoding ParA family protein: METLIKAIAKFIEENPVLNVSGIEIQAGVPKGTLQKALGGFQKLSQHNAEKLMPVLTRYGFQFDSGAKIISIANNKGGVAKTASTVNIAAAIAKQGLKTLIIDMDPQGSASRHFGQYELEVQLSDSLRENAPLPIEQIMVEVKENLWICPSNLNLEGLLSEMQSDEVEGNMRLKKALMPIAGKFDYIFIDCPPSLNLFTINSLIASNGVLVPVQPEPHSIDGIANIMKMINKVAMVNPILKVDGFFFTLVKTNTKLHEGMMDSLQDIYPNIKVYQTRIRHNISISEASYEEKDVLAYDSSSAGAKDYTNLSKELING; encoded by the coding sequence ATGGAAACATTGATAAAAGCCATTGCTAAGTTTATTGAAGAGAACCCTGTACTGAATGTCAGTGGTATTGAAATACAAGCGGGTGTTCCAAAAGGAACCTTGCAAAAAGCCCTAGGTGGATTTCAGAAACTGAGCCAGCATAATGCTGAAAAGCTAATGCCCGTTCTTACCCGTTATGGATTCCAATTTGATTCAGGAGCCAAAATCATCAGCATTGCCAATAACAAAGGAGGGGTTGCCAAAACGGCATCAACAGTAAACATTGCAGCAGCAATCGCCAAACAAGGATTAAAGACCTTGATCATAGATATGGACCCACAGGGTTCAGCCAGCCGTCACTTTGGTCAATACGAACTTGAAGTTCAACTTTCAGATTCTTTAAGGGAAAATGCTCCTCTTCCTATTGAACAGATCATGGTAGAAGTAAAGGAGAACCTATGGATCTGTCCATCCAACCTGAACCTAGAAGGACTTCTTTCAGAGATGCAATCTGACGAAGTGGAAGGTAATATGAGGTTGAAAAAAGCACTGATGCCTATCGCTGGAAAGTTTGATTATATCTTTATTGACTGCCCGCCTTCACTGAACCTTTTTACAATCAACAGTCTGATTGCAAGCAATGGTGTACTAGTTCCAGTTCAACCAGAGCCGCACTCTATAGACGGTATTGCCAATATCATGAAAATGATCAATAAGGTCGCGATGGTAAATCCTATACTTAAGGTTGACGGGTTCTTCTTCACTTTGGTAAAAACCAACACAAAATTGCACGAAGGCATGATGGACTCACTTCAGGACATTTACCCGAACATCAAAGTCTATCAAACCAGAATTCGTCACAACATCTCTATTTCTGAGGCTAGCTATGAGGAAAAGGATGTGCTTGCCTATGACTCCTCATCGGCAGGTGCTAAAGATTATACTAACCTTTCAAAAGAACTGATCAATGGCTAA
- a CDS encoding SDR family oxidoreductase, which produces MKKEKILLAGATGYLGGYIAKRLKEEGYSVRLIVRNKKKVNFNDQEFEVYEGQVTEPASISKAFEGVDVVISTVGITRQKDGLTYMDVDYQANVNLVDAAKVNGVRKFIYVSVFRGDQMRHLQICAAKERMVDYLKASDLKYCIIRPNGFFSDMGDFLDMAKGGRVYLFGDGKLKLNPIHGADLAKECVRMVATTDQELNIGGPEVLSQNEIARFALKALAKQPKITHLPDWVRKMVLWFVRTFLSAKTYGPIEFFLSAMVMDMVAPQYGTHKLEDYFLAKAKVE; this is translated from the coding sequence ATGAAAAAAGAGAAGATTCTATTGGCAGGTGCTACGGGATATTTGGGTGGCTATATCGCTAAAAGACTAAAGGAAGAAGGCTACTCAGTACGTCTGATAGTTCGAAATAAGAAAAAAGTGAATTTCAATGATCAGGAGTTTGAAGTTTATGAAGGGCAGGTAACCGAACCTGCGTCTATCAGTAAGGCTTTTGAAGGAGTTGATGTGGTGATCAGTACGGTAGGAATCACACGGCAAAAAGATGGACTTACCTATATGGATGTGGATTATCAGGCAAATGTAAACTTGGTTGATGCTGCAAAGGTAAATGGTGTCCGGAAATTCATCTATGTTTCAGTTTTTCGTGGAGATCAAATGAGGCATCTGCAAATTTGTGCAGCAAAAGAGCGGATGGTGGATTATCTAAAAGCTTCAGATTTGAAATATTGCATAATCCGTCCCAATGGCTTCTTCTCAGATATGGGTGATTTTCTGGATATGGCAAAAGGTGGTAGGGTGTACCTATTTGGAGATGGTAAATTGAAATTAAATCCTATTCATGGGGCAGACTTAGCAAAAGAATGTGTAAGAATGGTTGCAACAACTGACCAAGAATTGAACATTGGAGGTCCAGAAGTTTTATCTCAAAATGAGATTGCAAGGTTTGCTTTAAAAGCATTGGCAAAACAACCAAAGATAACGCATTTACCTGACTGGGTCCGAAAAATGGTTTTGTGGTTTGTAAGAACATTTTTATCAGCCAAGACCTATGGCCCGATTGAATTCTTTTTGTCAGCAATGGTGATGGATATGGTGGCTCCACAGTATGGAACTCATAAGCTGGAAGATTATTTTTTAGCCAAAGCTAAAGTGGAATGA
- a CDS encoding replication initiation protein codes for MSDFADYRIVKRANSWIEGQEKNKLTSLDKKLLLFGISEADIDENGKCYARFSFQQFFGTSKLSGANYRDIRNAHERLLGTNIIMEEDLDKGTRKNLKGINVFERVDISVQLKEAQKDEIEQDATNTVKFVFTDSIKPYIIYLKGNYTSYLYQSIQNFRSEFSISLYELLKRGHGKYPHRDFDVDQFRVKMGVENIKRYSAYGALKRDVIMKAISEINDKSLDMLVEFQEIKKIGKKVTRIRFIMSYKEEFDKTLEANYEMYDKQLQLPYKEESVMPKQAQPNVVEIEDSGDDILPAPPVSASVILKAFNELTAKGISEKEAFEILKGKYPSNNIKFAGEETAKSAPKNKKARQPDKANVLFRILRGGSINYAFDTADKIVANLKSRQKIEEFTKVVEKVLEKEEIKSKKAYLSRILKEEYGIVLK; via the coding sequence ATGAGTGACTTCGCAGATTACCGTATCGTGAAAAGGGCCAATTCGTGGATTGAGGGGCAGGAAAAAAATAAACTCACATCGCTGGACAAAAAGCTACTGCTATTTGGAATTTCTGAGGCTGACATTGACGAAAATGGCAAATGCTATGCACGATTCTCTTTTCAGCAATTCTTTGGTACCTCCAAGCTTTCAGGAGCAAATTACCGTGATATCCGCAATGCGCATGAACGTTTGCTCGGTACCAACATTATCATGGAAGAAGACCTTGATAAGGGTACTCGTAAGAACCTAAAAGGTATAAACGTCTTTGAGCGTGTTGACATATCGGTACAACTCAAGGAAGCCCAGAAAGATGAGATCGAACAGGATGCAACCAATACGGTAAAGTTCGTATTTACGGACAGTATAAAACCCTATATCATTTACCTGAAAGGAAATTATACCTCATACCTCTATCAAAGTATTCAGAATTTTAGAAGTGAGTTTTCCATTTCTTTATATGAATTGCTGAAAAGAGGTCATGGCAAATACCCACACCGTGACTTTGATGTAGATCAATTCAGAGTCAAGATGGGGGTTGAGAACATCAAGCGCTACAGTGCATATGGTGCCTTGAAAAGGGATGTGATCATGAAAGCCATCAGTGAGATCAATGACAAGTCATTGGACATGTTGGTGGAGTTTCAGGAAATCAAGAAAATCGGAAAGAAGGTAACCCGAATCAGGTTTATCATGTCATACAAGGAAGAGTTTGACAAGACACTTGAAGCCAACTATGAAATGTATGACAAGCAACTTCAGCTTCCATACAAGGAAGAAAGTGTAATGCCCAAGCAAGCACAACCTAATGTAGTAGAGATTGAAGACAGTGGGGACGATATACTACCGGCACCTCCCGTAAGTGCCAGTGTCATTTTGAAAGCTTTCAATGAACTGACGGCAAAAGGCATCAGTGAAAAAGAAGCTTTTGAAATCTTGAAAGGGAAATATCCATCCAACAATATCAAGTTTGCTGGTGAGGAAACAGCTAAATCCGCTCCTAAAAACAAGAAAGCTCGACAGCCGGATAAAGCCAACGTACTATTCCGCATTTTAAGGGGTGGCAGTATCAATTACGCTTTTGATACTGCAGACAAGATTGTCGCCAACTTAAAAAGCAGACAAAAAATTGAGGAATTTACAAAGGTGGTCGAAAAGGTATTGGAAAAAGAAGAAATCAAGAGCAAAAAGGCATATCTAAGCCGAATCCTGAAAGAAGAATACGGGATTGTACTAAAGTAG